In the genome of Maribacter forsetii DSM 18668, the window AAAGCACTTGAAGGTACCTGTACCAAAATAGAATTATTTCCTCCAGGGCATTACTTGCATAGTGCTGACGGAGAAATAAAAAGATGGTACTCTAGAGATTGGATGGAGTATGATGCGGTAAAGGAAAACGAAACTAGCATACAAGAAGTTAAGGAAGCTTTAGAAGCTGCAGTTCACAGACAATTAATGTCTGATGTACCTTACGGTGTATTGTTATCAGGTGGTTTAGATTCATCCGTAACTTCTGCGGTTGCAAAGAAATATGCACAGAAACGTATAGAGAGTGGAGATACTACAGATGCTTGGTACCCGCAATTACACTCTTTCTCTGTTGGTCTAGAAGGTTCGCCAGATCTAGCTGCTGCAAAGAAAGTGGCAGATCATATAGGTACCGTACACCACGAGATCAAGTTTACCATTCAAGAAGGTTTAGATGCTATTAAAGATGTTATCTATAACATAGAAACATATGACATAACTACCATTCGTTCTTCTACACCTATGTATTTAATGGCACGTGTTATTAAGTCTATGGGTATTAAAATGGTATTGTCTGGTGAAGGTGCAGATGAGATATTTGGAGGTTACTTGTACTTTCATAAAGCACCAAACGCACAAGAGTTTCATGAAGAGACCGTACGTAAGTTAGATAAGCTTCATATGTATGATTGTTTAAGAGCTAACAAGAGTTTAGCTGCTTGGGGAATTGAAGGACGTGTGCCGTTCTTGGATAAAGAATTTATGGATGTAGCTATGCGTATCAACCCGCAAGATAAAATGATCAACGGTGAACGTATGGAGAAATGGGTAGTACGTAAGGCATTTGAAGATATGATACCGGAAAGCGTAGCTTGGAGACAAAAAGAACAATTCAGTGATGGTGTAGGTTACAGTTGGATCGATACCTTAAAAGAATTGGTTGAGAAAGAAATATCAGATGAGCAAATTAAAAATGCGGCATTCCGTTTTCCTATCAACACACCATTGAACAAAGAAGAATATTACTATAGAACTATTTTCGAAG includes:
- the asnB gene encoding asparagine synthase B; translation: MCGIVCAFDVKESTELLRPQLLEMSKKIRHRGPDWSGIYADDKAILAHERLAIVDPASGKQPLLSPNGKLILAANGEIYNHRELRKQFEGTYDFQTESDCEVILALYQEKGVDFIDELNGIFGFTIYDAEKDEYFVARDHMGIIPLYMGWDKNGTFYVASELKALEGTCTKIELFPPGHYLHSADGEIKRWYSRDWMEYDAVKENETSIQEVKEALEAAVHRQLMSDVPYGVLLSGGLDSSVTSAVAKKYAQKRIESGDTTDAWYPQLHSFSVGLEGSPDLAAAKKVADHIGTVHHEIKFTIQEGLDAIKDVIYNIETYDITTIRSSTPMYLMARVIKSMGIKMVLSGEGADEIFGGYLYFHKAPNAQEFHEETVRKLDKLHMYDCLRANKSLAAWGIEGRVPFLDKEFMDVAMRINPQDKMINGERMEKWVVRKAFEDMIPESVAWRQKEQFSDGVGYSWIDTLKELVEKEISDEQIKNAAFRFPINTPLNKEEYYYRTIFEGHFPSDAAALSVPQEASVACSTATALEWDEAFKNMNDPSGRAIANVHDEAYVKQ